The following DNA comes from Streptomyces sp. Ag109_O5-10.
GAACGCGTGACCGGGATCCTCCGGCCCGCCAGGCTGCGGGCCACGGCCGTCGTGGAGCACGGCCAGCGGGACGGCGTCTTCCACCCCCACCTCCCGCCCGCGGTGCTCGCCGCCGCCCTGGAGGGCATGGCGATCGCCCTCCTGGAAGAGGTCAACGGCGGAACGTTCGAGGACGACGGCACCCGCACGGCCGTCGCCACGCTGATCGCGGCCGGCGTCCCGGAGGGGCGGGCCCGCACGGTGGTCGGCGAGGTCGCCGGCGAGGTCGCCGCCGCGGCCGTGCCGGAGGAGCCCGCGGGGGCCTGAACCACCCGCTCCCGCGCCGCGGGAGGCTCGTAGGTACAGTCCGGGGGGCGTGGCATGCTGAGGGCGCGCCTTCGGCGCAACCGACCGGGAGGTGGTGGACGTGACGGACTGGGCCTGGTTCGCGCAGCAACTGGCGGCGATGGCGCGGGACCTGCTGGCGCAGGAGTCGGTCGACGCCACCCTGGGCCGGATCACCGCCTCGGCCGTGGAGCTGGTGGAGGGCTGTGACGCGGCCGGCATCCTGGTGCTGAACGGCGGGAAGGTGCGCACGCTCGCGCCCACTGAGCAACTGGTGGTCGACAGCGACCGGTTGCAGGAGCGGCTGGGCGAGGGGCCCTGCTTCGACGCGGCCCGCACCAGGGCGGGGGAGCGGGTGTTCCGGATCCGGGACCTCACCCGTGAGCAGCCGCGCTGGCCCGCCTTCGGCCCGGAGATCCACCGGCTCGGCGTCGGCAGCATGATGGGGTTCCTGCTGTACACCGAGGACGAGGAACTCGGCGCGCTGAACATCTACTCCCGCCGGCCCGGCGCCTTCACCGAGGCAAGTGAGCTGGCCGGCTGGCTGCTGGCCTCGCACGCGGCGGTCGCCTTCTCCAGCGCCCGCACCCAGGCCCAGCTGGAGCAGGCCGTCGCCACCCGCCACCTGATCGGCGAGGCGATGGGCATCCTCATGGGCAGCCACCGCCTCACCGAGGAAGAGGCCTTCGACGTGCTGCGCCGCTACTCGCAGGAGAAGAACGTCAAGCTCCGTGAGGTCGCCCGCCGGGTCTGCGACCAGGGCAGCCTGTCCTAGGCCCTGCCGGCGCCCCGGCCGTCAGCCGAGGCCGGGCAGTGGGCGCCGGGCAGGGGGCGCCGGGCCACCTTCCGCGAGGCGTCCGCCCGGTCAGCGGCCCCGGCGACGCGATCCGGCGTTGACGGCGCCCCGAAGCCGGTCCAGAAGCCCGGCTGTCGAGTAGCCCGGCTGACGAGTAGCCCGGCTGCCCAAGCCGGTCGAGACGCTCGGTGCGCTGCGGTCGCCCGCCGTGGTGAACAGCCCACGCCGTGACCGACCGAGCGTTCCGCCGGAACCGCCGCCGTGCGCCGGCGCGACCGAGCGTTCCGCCGGAACCGCCGCCGTGTGCCGGCTCCGGCGCCGTCGTGGCTGGTCGCGCCCCCGTGGCGAAGCCGCACAGGGGTACGGCCCCGCTCCCCTGCGGGCGCTCAAGTCATCCCGGAGCCACCCGCGGGGCGTACCGTCGACTGTGTGGACGGCACCGCCGACGGGCTCGTCTTCCGGGCCGCGCATGCACTCGCCCCGCGGGCGGACGAGCTGATCACGGACGTCACCCGGTGCCTGCGCGCCGAGGTCCCCGAGCTGTGGGAGGACCCGGAGCTCACCAGGATGACCTCCGAGAACATCGCCGAGCACGTCGCCGGCGTGCTGGGCGGCCTGGAAGCGGGCCTCGACCCGAGGGGTCCGGAGCCGCCGCCGGGCGACGTGGACCACGCCCGCCGACTGGCCCGGCGCGGCGTCCCCGTCACCGTGATGCTGCGCGCGCACCGGCTCGCCGAGGGCGTCCTCCTCGACAGCCTCCTCGCCGAGCTGCCCCGGCTGACGGACGACCCCGGCCTGGTCGACGCGGTCGCCCGCCGGCTGCTCGCCCTGTCCACCCGGTACGTCGACCGCATCGGCGAGCAGAGCGTCCTCGCCTTCCAGGAGGAACGGGACCGGCGGCTGCAGTGGCGGATGTCCCTGGTCAACGAGGCCGGCCTGCGGGTCGGGACCGCCCTGGACATCGCCCGCACCACCCAGGAGCTGGCCGACCTCGCCGCCGAGGACTTCGCCGACCTCGTCACCGTCGACCTGCTCGACTCCGTGGTCCGCGGCCACACCCCGCGGGCGGCGGAGCGGTACCTGCTGCGCCGGGTCGCCCAGGGGACGTACGCGCCGGGCGGCGCCCCGGAACCGTCGGTCAAGGTGCAGGAGCTGCACAGCTGCCCGGACGGGTCACCGGTGGCCCGCGCCTTGGTCACCGGACGGCCCGCCCGGCAGACCTCGGCGGACCTCGCGACGCTGGTGGTGCCGCTGACCGCCCGCGGCACCACGCTCGGCGTCGCCCGGTTCTGCCGGCACCGCGACCCCGCCCGGTTCGACGACGAGGACCTCGTCCTCGCCCAGGAGATCGCGGCCCGGGCCGCCGTCGCCGTCGACAGCGCCTGCCGCTACACCCACGCCCGGGCCACCGCGCTCACCCTGCAGCGCAGCCTGCTGCCGCGGCGCACCGCCGAGCAGTCCGCCGCCGAGGTCGCCTGCCGCTACCTGCCGGCCGGCGGCCGGGCCGGGGTGGGCGGCGACTGGTACGACGTGATCCCGCTGTCCGGGGCCCGGGTCGCCCTGGTGGTCGGCGACGTCGTCGGCCACGGCATCCACGCGGCGGCCACGATGGGCCGGCTGCGCACCGCCGTCCGCACCCTCGCCGACATCGACCTGCCGCCCGACGAACTGCTGACCCACCTGGACGACGTCGTCATCCGGCTCTCCGCGGAGGCCGCCGCCGACCCGGATCCGGACCCCGGCCGCCCCCGCCCCGCCGTCGACTCCGGTCCCGACCTCGGTCCCGACCTCGGTCCCGAACTCGGTCCGGGCCCGGATCCGGGCGCCGCGCCGGCCGGGGACATCGGCGCCACCTGCCTGTACGCCGTCCACGACCCCGTCGCCGGCCGCTGCAGCCTGGCCCGCGCCGGCCATGTGCTGCCCACCGTGGTGCACCGCGACGGCACCGCCGCCGTCCTCGACCTGCCGCCGGGACCGCCGCTGGGCCTGGGCGGGCTGCCGTTCGAGGCGGTGGAGGCGGACCTGCCCGAGGGCAGCCTGCTCGCCCTGTACACCGACGGCCTGCTCGAAGGCCGCGACGGCGACGTGGAGGCGGGCCTCGCCGCCCTGCGGGAGGTCCTCGCCCGGCCCGCCGCCTCCCTGGAGACCGCCTGTGACACGGTGCTCCAGGCCCTGCTGCCCACCGACCGGCCGCACGACGACGTCGCGCTGCTGCTGGTCCGCCCCCGCACCCTCGGCGCGGACCGGGTCACCGTCTGGGACCTGGAACCGGCCCCGACGGCCGTCGCCCCGGCCCGTGCGGCCGTCGCACGGCAGCTCACCGCCTGGGACCTGGAGGACCTCGCCTTCGCCGCCGAACTGGTGGTCAGCGAACTGGTCACCAACGCCATCCGCTACGGCAGCCCGCCCGTCCGGCTGCGCCTGATCCTGCCCCGGACCCCCGGCCGGCCCGGCGACGGTCCCGCCCGCGCCGTTCTGTGCGAGGTCTCCGACGCCGGCGGCACCGTCCCGCACCTGCGCAGGGCCCGCACCTTCGACGAGGGCGGCCGCGGCCTGCTGCTGGTCGCCCAGCTCGCCGCCCGCTGGGGAACCCGCCACGCCCGGCACGGCAAGACGGTCTGGGCCGAGCTGACCGAGACCGGCCCGCCCGGCTTCCCGGACCTGACCGCCGACCTGTGAGCCGCGGCGGCGACCCGCGCCGAGCTCCTCAGCCCTTGCGCAGGAGTTCGTGCGGCACGGCGCCGTCACCGCAGGATTCACCCGGACGACGGTGCGCAGGGCGCCGGGGCCGCGGCCGTTCGCCTCGGCGATCCGCCGGATCTGCCCGATGACGTGGTCCAGTTGCGGCACCGGCAGCGCGGCCGCCTCCCCGCCGGGCCGCAACGCGAGCCCCAGCCGCTGCCGCAGCCGCTCCCGGCCCACGAAGTCGCCATGCGCAGGCGGCAGTTGCGTCGACGGCGCGCGCAGGGCGGGGCCGGTCCGCCCGCGGCCCGCGGTTCCTCGCCGTCCCGGACGAGCCGCTCGAAACGCGGGGCGCCGACGGCCTGTTCCGGGACGTCGAGCCGGTATCCGCCCTGCGGGGTCTCCAGCCGGGGCGTTCCTCGCCCAGGGAACGGCGGATGCGGTAGACGTACGTCTGCTCACGGAGCGCACCGCGTTGTCGGACGACTCTTCCCACCGTGCGTCGACGAGCTGGCCGAGGCCGCACCGGGCCGCCGGTCCTCGCAGGCCTCACGGCCGGGGATCCACTACGGCACGACGGGAGATCCGCTGCGGTCACAGGAGAGAACCGGCCACCTGCCACGCCGCCTCCGCGAAGCGCCCCCGGCAGGACTCGAACCTGCGGCCAAGCGCTTAGAAGGCGCCTGCTCTATCCACTGAGCTACGGGGGCCGGCTGTGCTGGCCTCGTACGCACTGCCCTGGTGGGGGCGGGTCCGTGACGTTGCCGGGGACAAGGATAGAACTCCCCGCTCCGTGTCCCTGTTGCTTCGCCTCCGTGGCTCAATGTGGAGGTTCGGTGAAGCGGTCCTGATAATCGCAGGCAGGTACGAATCGTGCATCGCTTTTGGCGTCCGGCGCACCGGGTGTTGTGCACTCGTTATGCCTGGACTGTGCCTCCGTCCCAGTCGCCCCTTCCGCCCGTTGTGTCCTGTCGGCGCGCAGACATGTCTATATGCTTCAGAATTCCCCTAAAATTGGGCATTCTTCGCATGTGGTGACCTTGGACGTACGGCCTCAGCTGCTCGACACACTTTCCGCCCTGCGCGACCGTGTCGCTGCCGCACGCTTCCCGCTGCCCCTGGCGGGGGCTCCACGCGCGCGTGCCAACCGCGACGAACTGCTCGCACAGCTCGACGACTACCTGGTGCCCCGCCTCAGAGAACCCGAAGCGCCACTTCTGGCCGTGGTGGGCGGGTCCACGGGCGCCGGGAAGTCGACCCTCGTCAACTCACTGGTGGGCCGCCGGGTCAGCGAGGCGGGCGTGCTCCGGCCGACCACCCGCACCCCGGTCCTGGTCTGTCATCCGGAGGACCATCACTGGTTCAGCGGCATGCGCGTGCTGCCCGACCTCACCCGGGAGTGGGTACCGCACCAGGAGCCCAACGACGACCCCTTCCTCCCCGGCGACAACCCCCCGCGCGTGCTGCGCGTCGAGACCGCGGACAGCATCCCGCGCGGCCTCGCGCTGCTCGACGCCCCCGACATCGACTCCCTGGTCGTCGACAACCGCGTCCTCGCCGCGGAACTCATCTGCGCCGCCGACATCTGGGTGATGGTGACCACGGCGGCCCGCT
Coding sequences within:
- a CDS encoding GAF and ANTAR domain-containing protein, whose product is MTDWAWFAQQLAAMARDLLAQESVDATLGRITASAVELVEGCDAAGILVLNGGKVRTLAPTEQLVVDSDRLQERLGEGPCFDAARTRAGERVFRIRDLTREQPRWPAFGPEIHRLGVGSMMGFLLYTEDEELGALNIYSRRPGAFTEASELAGWLLASHAAVAFSSARTQAQLEQAVATRHLIGEAMGILMGSHRLTEEEAFDVLRRYSQEKNVKLREVARRVCDQGSLS
- a CDS encoding SpoIIE family protein phosphatase; its protein translation is MDGTADGLVFRAAHALAPRADELITDVTRCLRAEVPELWEDPELTRMTSENIAEHVAGVLGGLEAGLDPRGPEPPPGDVDHARRLARRGVPVTVMLRAHRLAEGVLLDSLLAELPRLTDDPGLVDAVARRLLALSTRYVDRIGEQSVLAFQEERDRRLQWRMSLVNEAGLRVGTALDIARTTQELADLAAEDFADLVTVDLLDSVVRGHTPRAAERYLLRRVAQGTYAPGGAPEPSVKVQELHSCPDGSPVARALVTGRPARQTSADLATLVVPLTARGTTLGVARFCRHRDPARFDDEDLVLAQEIAARAAVAVDSACRYTHARATALTLQRSLLPRRTAEQSAAEVACRYLPAGGRAGVGGDWYDVIPLSGARVALVVGDVVGHGIHAAATMGRLRTAVRTLADIDLPPDELLTHLDDVVIRLSAEAAADPDPDPGRPRPAVDSGPDLGPDLGPELGPGPDPGAAPAGDIGATCLYAVHDPVAGRCSLARAGHVLPTVVHRDGTAAVLDLPPGPPLGLGGLPFEAVEADLPEGSLLALYTDGLLEGRDGDVEAGLAALREVLARPAASLETACDTVLQALLPTDRPHDDVALLLVRPRTLGADRVTVWDLEPAPTAVAPARAAVARQLTAWDLEDLAFAAELVVSELVTNAIRYGSPPVRLRLILPRTPGRPGDGPARAVLCEVSDAGGTVPHLRRARTFDEGGRGLLLVAQLAARWGTRHARHGKTVWAELTETGPPGFPDLTADL